In Candidatus Binatia bacterium, a single genomic region encodes these proteins:
- a CDS encoding choice-of-anchor tandem repeat GloVer-containing protein — MQAINRFALSVGVAAFLASCGGSQPPIAAPGAIPQTSAFAAHANGSNYKILYSFGAAPDGENPVASLIDVGGTLYGTTEYGGLYSQGSYYYGCGGTIFSVTTAGTEKVLQSFCHGYDGAQPLAGLVNVKGVLYGTTSSGGTHDRGTIFGATPSGTENVLKSFSGKRDGGNPTGALIDVGGKLYGTTRAGGSHKARGGKGTVFVITTGGAEKVLHRFSGAPDGEKPYADLVDVGGKLYGTTTFGGAYGGGTVFTITTRGAEKVIYSFRGSPDGELPVAGLVDVGGMLYGSTTAGGAYTSCARGGCRRVVCTGGCGTVYSITPSGNEKVLHSFGNGADGIDPTGSLVAVKGTLYGTTSEGGADTCPFGCGTVFSITMSGAESVVYSFGTYPDGNTPSAGLLAVGGTLYGTTTFGGMTGNGTVFALTPSSRPK; from the coding sequence ATGCAAGCAATCAACCGTTTTGCTCTAAGCGTCGGCGTCGCTGCGTTTCTCGCAAGCTGCGGCGGATCGCAGCCGCCAATCGCCGCGCCCGGCGCGATACCGCAAACTTCAGCATTCGCGGCGCACGCCAATGGCAGCAACTACAAGATCCTGTATAGCTTTGGCGCGGCCCCTGATGGGGAAAATCCTGTCGCGAGCTTGATCGACGTGGGCGGTACGCTCTACGGCACAACGGAATATGGCGGCTTGTATTCCCAGGGCTCGTACTACTACGGCTGCGGTGGGACCATCTTTAGCGTTACGACGGCCGGCACCGAAAAGGTGTTGCAGAGCTTTTGCCACGGGTACGACGGGGCACAGCCCCTAGCTGGCCTCGTTAACGTAAAGGGCGTGCTGTACGGCACAACGAGTTCCGGCGGCACGCACGATCGGGGCACGATCTTTGGTGCCACGCCGAGTGGTACGGAGAACGTGTTGAAGAGCTTCAGCGGCAAACGCGATGGAGGAAACCCCACCGGCGCTCTGATCGACGTTGGCGGCAAGCTTTACGGCACGACGCGTGCCGGCGGCTCTCATAAAGCCAGGGGTGGTAAAGGCACCGTCTTTGTTATTACGACGGGCGGTGCAGAGAAGGTGCTACACAGGTTTAGTGGTGCGCCGGATGGCGAAAAACCCTACGCCGACCTCGTCGACGTCGGCGGCAAACTCTACGGTACGACGACGTTCGGAGGCGCATACGGAGGTGGCACCGTTTTTACGATCACGACGCGGGGCGCGGAGAAGGTTATATACAGCTTCAGAGGTTCGCCGGATGGCGAGCTGCCCGTGGCCGGACTCGTCGACGTAGGCGGCATGCTTTACGGCTCGACGACTGCGGGCGGCGCTTATACAAGTTGCGCTCGTGGCGGCTGCCGCAGGGTAGTATGCACGGGCGGCTGCGGCACCGTTTACAGCATCACTCCGAGTGGGAATGAAAAAGTGCTGCATAGTTTCGGTAATGGAGCCGACGGCATCGATCCAACCGGATCTCTGGTCGCGGTAAAGGGCACGCTGTATGGCACGACGAGTGAGGGCGGCGCGGATACGTGCCCCTTCGGTTGCGGAACGGTATTCAGCATCACGATGAGCGGCGCGGAGAGCGTGGTGTATAGTTTTGGCACCTACCCCGACGGTAACACTCCCAGCGCGGGCCTCCTCGCCGTCGGCGGCACGCTCTACGGGACGACGACGTTCGGCGGTATGACCGGGAACGGAACGGTGTTCGCGTTGACCCCATCAAGCCGGCCAAAGTAA
- the fumC gene encoding class II fumarate hydratase codes for MRIESDSMGKIEVPSDKYYGAQTARSLVHFDIGEDSWPRDVMPRQVIRAMAVLKKAAALVNHDLGKLDDEKTNLIVRAADEVVEGKLDAHFPLRVWQTGSGTQTNMNVNEVISNRAIEIAGGEMGSKKPVHPNDHVNMSQSSNDTFPTAMHVAGAQGIVEMLPAVERLRDALSAKAEGWMHLVKVGRTHLQDATPITLGQEFSGYVTQLDRAIAACKEALNSLYDLAIGGTAVGTGLNAHPEFGERTARKIAELTGLPFRSHPNKFTALASHDDFIFASGALKMLAAALMKIANDIRWLASGPRAGIGELILPENEPGSSIMPGKVNPTQSEAMTMVCVQVYGNDLAVSFGASQGNFELNVFNPVIIYNFLHSTTLLRDACTMFREHAVEGLQANEEQIRKYLDESLMVVTALAPQIGYDKAAEIAKKAHHEKTTLKKAALSLGHVTEEEFDRIVVPAKMTAPG; via the coding sequence ATGCGCATCGAAAGCGATTCCATGGGGAAGATCGAGGTTCCGAGCGATAAGTACTACGGCGCGCAGACGGCGCGTTCGCTGGTGCACTTCGACATCGGCGAAGACTCGTGGCCGCGCGACGTCATGCCGCGCCAGGTCATCAGAGCGATGGCCGTGCTCAAGAAGGCAGCCGCACTCGTCAACCACGATCTCGGAAAACTCGACGACGAAAAGACGAACCTGATCGTCCGTGCGGCCGACGAGGTGGTGGAAGGTAAGCTCGACGCCCACTTTCCGCTGCGCGTCTGGCAGACCGGCTCCGGGACGCAGACGAACATGAACGTCAACGAGGTGATCTCGAATCGCGCGATCGAGATCGCGGGCGGCGAGATGGGCTCGAAGAAGCCCGTGCATCCCAACGATCACGTCAATATGTCGCAGTCGTCGAACGACACGTTTCCGACCGCGATGCACGTCGCCGGCGCGCAAGGAATCGTCGAGATGCTGCCGGCGGTCGAGCGCCTGCGCGACGCGCTTTCGGCGAAGGCAGAAGGCTGGATGCACCTCGTCAAGGTCGGCCGAACGCACCTCCAGGACGCCACGCCGATCACGCTCGGCCAGGAGTTCTCGGGGTACGTCACGCAGCTCGACCGCGCGATCGCGGCCTGTAAAGAGGCGCTGAACTCGCTCTACGACCTCGCGATCGGCGGTACCGCGGTCGGCACCGGTCTCAACGCCCATCCCGAGTTTGGGGAGCGCACCGCAAGGAAGATCGCGGAGCTGACGGGCCTGCCGTTCCGTTCGCACCCGAACAAGTTCACCGCGCTTGCATCGCACGACGATTTCATCTTCGCGTCGGGCGCGCTGAAGATGCTCGCCGCCGCGCTCATGAAGATCGCCAACGATATCCGCTGGCTTGCATCGGGTCCTCGTGCGGGGATCGGCGAGTTGATTCTGCCCGAAAACGAGCCGGGCAGCTCGATCATGCCCGGCAAAGTGAATCCGACGCAGTCCGAGGCGATGACGATGGTCTGCGTGCAAGTCTACGGCAACGACTTGGCCGTCAGTTTCGGCGCCTCGCAGGGCAACTTCGAGCTCAACGTCTTCAACCCGGTCATCATCTACAACTTCCTGCACTCGACGACGCTCCTGCGCGACGCCTGCACGATGTTCCGCGAGCACGCCGTCGAGGGGCTTCAAGCCAACGAAGAGCAGATCCGAAAATACCTCGATGAGTCGCTCATGGTCGTCACCGCGCTCGCTCCGCAGATCGGCTACGACAAGGCCGCGGAGATCGCGAAGAAGGCGCATCACGAGAAAACCACGCTGAAGAAGGCCGCGCTCTCGCTCGGCCACGTTACCGAAGAAGAGTTCGACCGAATCGTCGTTCCCGCCAAGATGACGGCCCCGGGCTAA
- a CDS encoding SprT-like domain-containing protein, whose amino-acid sequence MTSLDVLRMKSSVTPAALPSEADLQLLFAQLNLRFFNGEAPDCRIRYNERFSNSAGRISYGRPLLIELSPKHFRSYPDALEATLIHEMVHAWCFARFRDTGHSAAFKRKLRECGLSSIYHDLGNVAPLKESGKRYILRCERCSFEALRRGRPRRASSCPRCNKSRFDERYPLTIYEIVEMREAGTTLDAPAAARKGLPARRS is encoded by the coding sequence ATGACTTCGTTGGACGTGCTGCGAATGAAATCATCCGTGACGCCCGCTGCGCTGCCGAGCGAAGCCGACCTCCAGTTGCTCTTCGCGCAACTCAACCTGCGTTTCTTTAACGGCGAGGCGCCCGACTGCCGGATCCGCTACAACGAGCGCTTCTCAAACTCCGCCGGGCGCATCAGCTACGGCCGGCCGCTGCTGATCGAGCTCTCGCCGAAACACTTTCGCTCCTACCCGGATGCGCTCGAAGCGACGCTGATCCACGAGATGGTCCACGCCTGGTGTTTCGCTCGCTTCCGCGACACCGGCCATAGCGCGGCCTTCAAGCGGAAGCTTCGAGAGTGTGGCTTGAGCTCGATCTATCACGACCTCGGCAACGTTGCGCCGCTCAAGGAGTCGGGAAAGCGCTACATCCTCCGTTGCGAGCGCTGTTCGTTCGAAGCGTTGCGGCGCGGCCGCCCGCGCAGGGCGTCGAGTTGCCCGCGCTGCAACAAAAGTCGCTTCGACGAGCGCTATCCGCTGACGATCTACGAGATCGTCGAGATGCGCGAGGCGGGAACGACCCTCGACGCGCCGGCCGCGGCGCGGAAAGGCCTGCCGGCGCGACGAAGCTAG
- a CDS encoding tetratricopeptide repeat protein: MPSDTANGLPPRIYLPIAAIFIALFLGIMAYLVADGFGVTGSVFGNAAKSQAGAPAERQGSQNSVEGGPPAPVMAQLQSLQARIATHPNDDVALTQLGDMYLAANKFEQAIPLYERALRANPRNVAAQTGLAQAKDALRQ; encoded by the coding sequence GTGCCTTCCGACACCGCGAACGGCCTTCCCCCGCGGATCTATCTGCCGATCGCCGCGATCTTCATCGCGCTCTTTCTCGGCATTATGGCGTATCTCGTCGCCGACGGATTCGGCGTCACGGGATCGGTCTTCGGAAACGCCGCCAAATCGCAGGCCGGCGCGCCGGCCGAGCGCCAAGGCTCGCAGAACAGCGTCGAAGGGGGACCGCCCGCGCCGGTGATGGCGCAACTCCAGTCGCTGCAGGCTCGCATCGCGACGCACCCCAACGATGACGTCGCGCTGACGCAGCTCGGCGACATGTACCTCGCGGCAAACAAATTCGAGCAGGCGATTCCGCTCTACGAGCGCGCGCTGCGGGCGAACCCGCGCAACGTCGCCGCACAGACCGGCCTCGCCCAAGCGAAGGATGCGCTGCGTCAGTGA
- a CDS encoding M55 family metallopeptidase — translation MNVYISADMEGTAGVCSWRQCDPSDAHEYPIYRSYMTKEVRAAIDGAREGGAAKIVVNDSHWSMRNLLLAELPGDDDLRVISGAPKPWSMMEGLDATTDAVFFTGYHAKAGDPATLAHTFSDAVYSVGVNGTLCSEALLNAALAGSRGVPVVLITGDRTIVDETTRAMPWVVGVAVKEAIGYTAVDSMTPEAAREAIRAGAREAVRRIGKAKPFIFEAPFELTIETAAVEHADFIELMPGFQRIGGRAVRFHSNHYPTLLAAFIAATRIAAAADAQA, via the coding sequence GTGAACGTCTACATCTCCGCCGACATGGAGGGGACGGCCGGCGTCTGCTCCTGGCGCCAGTGCGATCCGAGCGACGCGCACGAGTATCCGATCTACCGTTCGTACATGACCAAAGAAGTGCGCGCCGCGATCGACGGCGCGCGCGAGGGCGGCGCGGCCAAGATCGTCGTCAACGACTCGCATTGGTCCATGCGCAACCTACTGCTCGCCGAGCTGCCGGGCGACGACGATCTGCGCGTGATCTCTGGCGCACCGAAGCCGTGGAGCATGATGGAGGGCCTCGACGCCACGACCGATGCGGTCTTCTTCACCGGCTATCATGCGAAGGCCGGCGATCCGGCGACGCTCGCGCATACGTTCTCAGACGCCGTCTACTCCGTCGGCGTGAACGGGACGCTCTGCAGCGAGGCGCTGCTCAACGCCGCGCTCGCCGGCAGCCGCGGCGTTCCGGTCGTTCTCATTACCGGCGATCGCACGATCGTCGACGAGACGACGCGCGCGATGCCGTGGGTCGTCGGCGTTGCGGTGAAGGAGGCGATCGGCTACACCGCCGTCGATTCGATGACGCCCGAGGCGGCCCGCGAGGCGATTCGAGCCGGCGCGCGTGAAGCGGTCCGGCGCATCGGCAAAGCAAAGCCGTTTATCTTCGAGGCACCGTTCGAGTTGACGATCGAGACCGCGGCGGTCGAGCACGCCGACTTCATCGAGCTGATGCCGGGCTTCCAGCGCATCGGCGGCAGAGCGGTACGCTTTCACTCAAACCATTATCCGACGCTGCTCGCCGCGTTCATCGCGGCAACGCGGATCGCCGCCGCCGCGGACGCGCAAGCATGA
- a CDS encoding M55 family metallopeptidase, with translation MRIYISSDMEGVAGVCAWDQVDARTPHRDYQIYRRFYTREVASAIAGAREGGAGEVLVNDSHGPMRNLLLDDLPPDVRVIFGNRKPLSMVEGADAGFDGAFFVGYHGGAGEADAVLCHTYTPSVIYEVHLNGVRCSEATINAGLLGHWGVPLLLVTGDRTTVEGVQAQMPWVRGAIVKESIGNFAADSMMPEAAQRLIRREAQAAVRDLASAKPYRFEPPIALDVQLVTAAQAHLVATIPGFERTGSRSVRFIHDSYPVVFKAFVATWRLGSQA, from the coding sequence GTGAGAATTTATATCTCAAGCGACATGGAGGGGGTGGCCGGCGTCTGCGCCTGGGACCAGGTTGACGCGCGCACGCCGCACCGCGACTATCAGATCTATCGGCGCTTCTACACGCGCGAGGTGGCGAGCGCGATTGCCGGCGCGCGCGAGGGCGGAGCCGGCGAAGTGCTCGTCAACGACTCGCACGGCCCGATGCGTAATCTGTTGCTCGACGATCTGCCACCAGACGTTCGCGTGATCTTCGGGAACCGCAAGCCGCTCTCGATGGTCGAGGGCGCCGACGCAGGCTTCGACGGAGCCTTCTTCGTCGGCTATCACGGCGGCGCGGGCGAGGCCGATGCCGTGCTCTGCCACACGTACACGCCGTCGGTGATTTACGAAGTCCACCTCAATGGCGTGCGCTGCAGCGAGGCGACGATCAACGCCGGCCTGCTAGGGCACTGGGGCGTTCCGCTGCTTCTCGTTACCGGCGACCGCACGACCGTCGAAGGCGTGCAGGCGCAGATGCCGTGGGTCCGCGGCGCGATCGTCAAAGAATCGATCGGCAATTTCGCCGCGGACTCGATGATGCCCGAGGCCGCGCAGCGCCTCATCCGGCGCGAAGCGCAAGCCGCCGTACGCGATCTTGCCTCGGCGAAACCCTATCGCTTCGAGCCTCCGATCGCGCTCGACGTGCAACTCGTCACCGCCGCCCAGGCGCATCTCGTCGCGACGATCCCCGGCTTCGAACGCACCGGCTCGCGCAGCGTGCGTTTCATCCACGATTCCTATCCGGTCGTCTTCAAAGCCTTCGTCGCAACCTGGCGCCTCGGCTCCCAAGCCTAA
- a CDS encoding NAD(P)/FAD-dependent oxidoreductase, which yields MPLIVVVGGGFAGIAVARRLERLLRPDEAEIVLFSRENYSLFTPMLPEVTSGELEVRHVVTPVRAQLRRTRFVLADVDEIDVHRREIVYHHVLTGKRVVQPYDQVVLALGSSTSTFGLPGVAEHTWALKTLDDADALRNHLVWLLELADTIDDESRRERLLTIVVVGGGFTGVETAGEIAELFRSVIRFYKRLQPQRIKVVLIEAGPVLLAGLPAKMGAYARRVLERRGIEVLTGDGVTSVDENGIELRSGRRIESETVIWSAGVKPSPTIAKIDLPKTKRGAIETRRDMRVAGSDGVWALGDCAAIPDEAGGVYPMTAQHAIREGPVLADNLTAALRGRQPRPFRYRALGMMAALGGRKAVAQLPGDIVITGFIAWFFWRTYYLLRLPGLDRKLRVAFDWTLELLFPRDTAELRFGERQGGAHEETAPRP from the coding sequence GTGCCGCTCATCGTCGTCGTCGGTGGAGGCTTCGCCGGGATCGCGGTCGCCCGCCGGCTCGAGCGCCTGCTGCGCCCGGACGAAGCCGAGATCGTGCTCTTCAGCCGCGAGAACTACTCGCTCTTCACGCCGATGCTCCCCGAGGTAACGTCCGGCGAGCTCGAAGTGCGCCACGTCGTCACCCCGGTGCGCGCGCAGCTTCGGCGCACGCGCTTCGTGCTGGCCGACGTGGACGAGATCGACGTGCACCGCCGCGAGATCGTCTATCACCACGTTCTCACCGGTAAACGCGTCGTTCAGCCATACGATCAGGTCGTGCTCGCGCTCGGTTCGTCCACGTCGACGTTCGGGCTGCCCGGCGTCGCAGAGCACACGTGGGCGCTCAAGACGCTCGACGACGCCGATGCGCTGCGCAATCACCTGGTCTGGCTCCTCGAGTTGGCCGATACGATCGACGACGAGAGCCGGCGCGAGCGCCTCTTGACGATCGTCGTTGTCGGCGGCGGATTCACCGGCGTCGAGACGGCCGGCGAGATCGCCGAACTCTTTCGCAGCGTCATCCGTTTCTACAAGCGGCTGCAGCCCCAACGAATCAAGGTGGTCCTCATCGAGGCGGGTCCCGTGCTGCTCGCGGGGCTGCCGGCGAAGATGGGCGCGTACGCGCGGCGCGTTCTCGAGCGCCGCGGCATCGAGGTGCTGACCGGCGACGGCGTCACGTCGGTGGACGAGAACGGGATCGAGCTGCGGAGCGGCCGGCGGATCGAGAGCGAGACGGTGATCTGGAGCGCGGGCGTCAAACCCTCGCCGACGATCGCGAAGATCGATCTGCCGAAGACGAAGCGCGGCGCGATCGAAACGCGACGCGACATGCGCGTCGCCGGGAGCGACGGCGTGTGGGCGCTCGGCGACTGCGCAGCGATTCCGGACGAAGCGGGCGGCGTCTACCCGATGACGGCGCAGCACGCGATTCGCGAAGGGCCGGTCCTCGCGGATAACCTCACGGCCGCCTTGCGCGGACGGCAGCCGAGGCCGTTCCGATACCGGGCGCTCGGGATGATGGCGGCGCTGGGCGGACGCAAGGCTGTCGCGCAGCTTCCCGGAGATATCGTGATCACCGGCTTCATCGCGTGGTTCTTCTGGAGAACGTACTACCTGCTGCGGCTGCCGGGCCTCGATCGGAAGTTGCGCGTCGCGTTTGACTGGACGCTCGAACTGCTCTTTCCGCGAGACACCGCCGAACTGCGCTTCGGCGAGCGGCAAGGCGGCGCGCACGAAGAAACCGCCCCGCGGCCGTAG
- a CDS encoding site-2 protease family protein: MEYLPPPSAPEPESPKSVQRRRGGIGAILAAIVAFLLKFKAVLVGAKFFGLTWTFLLSLWIYVVIFGWKLAVVVMLLLLAHELGHYFAFRAYGLPVRLPSFVPLLGAFTAGAAPDDLEQDAYIALAGPLVGLGLAAVCFAIGDATHDRFWFACADLSAFLNLFNMIPTPPFDGGRIIGALWPPLWIAGFALFFVAALAMHIPILFVLIIGLLGLPSILGAWGRTDPRAARMTLNARVRVSLWYLATVAGLFVVMAQSHAIATPGSSGSPIW; this comes from the coding sequence GTGGAATACCTCCCGCCACCCTCGGCCCCCGAACCGGAGTCGCCGAAGTCCGTGCAGCGGCGCCGTGGGGGCATCGGCGCGATCCTCGCCGCGATCGTCGCGTTTCTCCTGAAGTTCAAAGCCGTACTCGTCGGCGCGAAGTTCTTCGGCCTCACGTGGACGTTCTTGCTCTCGCTATGGATCTACGTCGTGATCTTCGGCTGGAAGCTCGCCGTCGTCGTGATGCTGCTCTTGCTCGCGCACGAGTTGGGGCACTACTTTGCCTTCCGAGCCTACGGATTGCCGGTGCGGCTGCCGTCGTTCGTCCCGCTGCTCGGCGCGTTCACCGCCGGCGCCGCGCCCGACGATCTCGAACAAGATGCCTACATCGCGCTCGCGGGTCCGCTCGTCGGCCTCGGCCTGGCGGCGGTCTGTTTCGCGATCGGCGACGCGACCCACGATCGCTTCTGGTTCGCGTGCGCGGATCTCTCGGCGTTCTTGAACCTCTTCAACATGATCCCGACGCCGCCGTTCGACGGCGGGCGAATCATCGGCGCGCTCTGGCCGCCGCTGTGGATCGCCGGCTTCGCCCTCTTCTTCGTCGCCGCGCTCGCGATGCACATCCCGATCCTCTTCGTCCTCATCATCGGCTTGCTCGGACTTCCGTCGATTCTCGGGGCGTGGGGCCGAACCGATCCGCGCGCCGCGCGCATGACGCTCAATGCGCGCGTGCGCGTGAGCCTCTGGTATCTCGCGACCGTCGCCGGACTCTTCGTCGTCATGGCGCAGTCGCACGCGATCGCGACGCCCGGATCGTCGGGCAGCCCGATCTGGTGA
- a CDS encoding peptide ABC transporter substrate-binding protein, giving the protein MKQRLYTIALCAAALAGLAACTKTGGASGAGGRANAWTQPHVLRFADAGDVNTLNPHLGQVLDIGYLSSMTMAYLIKWDEHNNPYPELATEVPDTTNGGVSKDGLTITYHIRKGVRWSDGAPFDADDVVFSTKVVLNPANNEVGRLGWDQITSIDEPDKYTVVYHLRKPYSPFIETFFSTAGANPCILPKHLLAQYPNINHVAYNSLPIGIGPFKYLRWERAQDIVLVPNPLYWRGQPKLKKIVYKIIPDRDTVLAQLEAKEIDMWTLVPGAYLARVQAIPGISILRQPSYLFNHLDFETGRPALRDPIVRQALRLALDRQTIINKIGRGVGILQEVTTPKNAPYYVSSIPVTPFDIARANALLDKDGWTRGADGIRQKNGVRLLLDFATVAGSQDVDEQIELIRSWWKEIGVDLTVRHYPPAMFFAPLEQGGIVYSTRWDVIAFAWVNDAIGDMSPLYSCRSLPPNGQNDVRWCNPRAQAAMDALFTHYEQQQRNKDMLVVQQELVKDVPIVVTSLREDIDGYNKDLKNFHPNALTPFDNVMDVDI; this is encoded by the coding sequence ATGAAGCAACGTCTTTACACCATCGCGCTCTGTGCCGCCGCGCTCGCGGGGCTGGCCGCATGCACGAAGACCGGGGGCGCGAGCGGCGCCGGCGGCCGCGCGAACGCCTGGACGCAGCCGCACGTGCTGCGCTTCGCCGACGCGGGCGACGTGAACACGCTCAACCCCCACCTCGGCCAGGTTCTGGACATCGGCTACCTCTCGTCGATGACGATGGCGTATCTGATCAAATGGGACGAGCACAACAACCCCTATCCGGAGCTCGCCACGGAGGTGCCGGATACGACGAACGGCGGCGTCAGCAAAGATGGGCTGACGATTACCTACCATATTCGCAAGGGCGTGCGCTGGTCGGACGGCGCTCCGTTCGATGCCGACGACGTCGTCTTCTCGACCAAAGTCGTTCTCAACCCCGCGAACAACGAGGTCGGGCGTCTCGGCTGGGATCAGATCACGAGCATAGACGAGCCCGACAAATACACGGTCGTCTACCATCTCCGCAAGCCCTACTCGCCGTTCATCGAGACGTTCTTCTCGACCGCGGGCGCGAACCCGTGCATCCTTCCCAAGCATTTGCTGGCGCAATATCCGAACATCAACCACGTTGCGTACAATTCGCTTCCAATCGGCATCGGGCCGTTTAAGTATCTGCGCTGGGAGCGCGCGCAGGACATCGTGCTCGTGCCCAATCCGCTCTACTGGCGCGGCCAGCCGAAACTCAAGAAGATCGTCTACAAGATCATCCCGGATCGCGACACCGTGCTCGCCCAGCTCGAGGCCAAAGAGATCGATATGTGGACTCTCGTACCCGGCGCGTATCTCGCCCGGGTGCAAGCTATCCCGGGGATCTCGATCCTCCGTCAACCGAGCTATTTGTTCAACCATCTCGATTTCGAAACGGGACGGCCGGCCCTGCGCGATCCGATCGTGCGGCAGGCGCTCCGCCTCGCGCTCGATCGTCAGACGATCATCAACAAGATCGGGCGCGGCGTCGGCATCCTCCAAGAAGTGACGACGCCGAAGAACGCGCCGTACTACGTGTCGTCGATCCCGGTCACGCCGTTCGACATCGCGCGCGCCAACGCGCTCCTCGACAAGGACGGATGGACGCGCGGCGCCGACGGCATTCGGCAGAAGAACGGCGTGAGGCTGCTGCTCGACTTCGCGACCGTCGCGGGCTCGCAGGACGTCGACGAGCAGATCGAGCTGATCCGTTCGTGGTGGAAGGAGATTGGCGTCGATCTCACCGTGCGTCATTACCCACCGGCGATGTTTTTCGCGCCGCTCGAGCAGGGCGGCATCGTCTACTCGACGCGCTGGGACGTCATCGCGTTTGCGTGGGTGAACGACGCGATCGGGGACATGTCTCCGCTCTACTCCTGCCGCTCGCTGCCGCCCAACGGTCAGAACGACGTGCGCTGGTGCAATCCTCGCGCGCAGGCGGCGATGGATGCGCTCTTCACGCACTACGAACAGCAGCAGCGCAACAAGGACATGCTGGTGGTCCAGCAAGAGCTCGTGAAGGACGTTCCAATCGTCGTCACGTCGCTGCGCGAGGACATCGACGGCTACAACAAGGACCTCAAGAACTTCCACCCCAACGCGCTCACGCCGTTCGACAACGTGATGGACGTCGATATATAG